In a genomic window of Taeniopygia guttata chromosome 13, bTaeGut7.mat, whole genome shotgun sequence:
- the LOC115497090 gene encoding ran-binding protein 17 isoform X1, which yields MRRSEGCAARKDALRVQGIVDHCLTGMVLSELTQEMDLVDYSRPSAKPCKRVASFRDTSLKDIPMFVCSFEGVFQIVSLMDAQLPSIKMKK from the exons ATGCGCCGCTCGGAAGGATGCGCCGCTCGGAAGGATGCGTTGCGCGTTCAG GGCATTGTGGACCATTGTCTAACAGGAATGGTTCTCTCAGAACTGACTCAGGAAATGGATCTG GTTGATTATTCAAGaccttcagcaaagccttgtaAAAGAGTTGCCTCATTTCGTGACACCTCTTTGAAGGACATACCGATGTTTGTGTGCTCTTTTGAAGGAG TTTTCCAGATAGTTTCTTTGATGGATGCTCAGTTACCCAGtataaaaatgaagaagtaa
- the LOC115497090 gene encoding ran-binding protein 17 isoform X2 produces MRRSEGCAARKDALRVQGIVDHCLTGMVLSELTQEMDLVDYSRPSAKPCKRVASFRDTSLKDIPMFVCSFEGDHSI; encoded by the exons ATGCGCCGCTCGGAAGGATGCGCCGCTCGGAAGGATGCGTTGCGCGTTCAG GGCATTGTGGACCATTGTCTAACAGGAATGGTTCTCTCAGAACTGACTCAGGAAATGGATCTG GTTGATTATTCAAGaccttcagcaaagccttgtaAAAGAGTTGCCTCATTTCGTGACACCTCTTTGAAGGACATACCGATGTTTGTGTGCTCTTTTGAAGGAG